A region of the Flavobacteriaceae bacterium MAR_2010_188 genome:
ATACTCACTAATGGTCAAAAAACTTCTCGTAGTTTTAATCTGCGCGCTATCGCTTCAAATTAATGCTCAAGATAAAGCCGCCTCGCCCTATTCATTTTATGGTATCGGTACTTTAAAATTTAAAGGAACGGTGGAAAACAGAAGTATGGGTGGTCTTAGCATCTTTACAGATAGTATTCACCTTAACCTTAGAAATCCTGCTTCTTATGTATCTCCAAACCTAAAAGTATTTAATGAAGAGAGCAGGCCGGTAAAATTTTCTGTTGGTGGTTCCAATAATAGCTTAACCTTAAAGGGTGAGAACTCAGAGACCAAGGCAAATACTACTACATTTAATTATGTCGCTTTTTCATTCCCGATTGGTCGTTTCGGTGCGGGTTTTGGACTTTTACCATATACCGCAGTTGGCTATAAACTAGAATCCGATAATAACAATGATGATTTGGTAGATAATCGTTATCAAGGTGAAGGAGGGCTTAATAAGGCATTTATTGGTCTGGGTTATATGATTACTGATAATTTGAGTATTGGGGTAGACGTTAGTTACAATTTTGGTAACACCCAAAATAATTCTATCGGTTTTCTTTATGATGACAATGGTGATTTGATACAATATCAGACCTTAGAGCAGAATCGATCCGATTTAAGTGGCATCAATACAAATTTTGGTCTTACTTATAAGACTATGATTAACGAGAAACTGCAGCTTACTAGCTCAGTAACGTATGCGCCAAAGAGCAACTTAAAATCTAATAATACTAGAACCTTTTCTACGGTTATTTATAACCAAACCTCTGGGCAGTCAGTGACAGTCAATACAGTTGATGGTAACCTAGAGGAACAAAATTTGAAATCTACTGATTTATCATTACCTTCACGGCTTGCCTTTGGAGGAGGATTAGGTAAACCAAGAAAGTGGTTTGTTGGAGCAGAATATACTTTAACAAACACAAGTGAATTTTCAAACCCCATAATTGCAATAGAAGATGCAAATTTCGTCAATGCATCAGGTTTTGCAGTTGGTGGTTTTTTTATTCCTGACTACAATTCATTTTCAAGTTATTGGAAGAGAGTCACATATCGGTCAGGGGTTCATTTTGAGAACACAGGTTTAAATATTAAGGGGGAAGACATAAATGAGTTTGGCATGTCTTTTGGAGTTGGGTTACCAGTTGGTGGTTTTTTCTCTAATGCGAATGTAGGATTAGAATTCGGAAAACGAGGAACGACAAACCAAAACCTAATCCAAGAAAATTTTGTAAACCTGCAGATCAGCCTATCCTTAAATGATAGATGGTTCCAGAAACTTAAATATAAATAAGAAAATTAATCTATTATGAAGACGAGAATTACATTAGTATTTGCGGCATTGTTCTTATCATTCAATATGAGTTTTGCTCAGCAAGATGAAGAGAGCATGACGAATCTTACCATCTTTACCGACTATTACAAGAGTAAAAAATATGACGAGGCATATGAGCCTTGGATGAAGGTGAGAACCAAATCTCCAAAGTTTAACCGAGCGATCTATGCTTACGGGGAAACCATCCTTAAACATAAAATCGATAATTCTACTGGAGCTGAGAAAAAAGCTTATATAGAAGATTTGATGAAATTGTACGATGAGTCTCTACAATATTATCCTTCAAATTATTCAGTTGGAAGTATTGCAGGCGACAAGCTGAATATCATGTATGATAATAAGGATGACTTAAAAACAACTCCTAAGCAACTTTTTGAAGCTGGTGATAAGGGCTATAAAGACGATTTGCAAAATTTTACAAATCCTAGAGCATTATATATTTACTTCTCTTCCATGGTTGACATGCATGCCGCTGGTCAAGCAGAGATTCAACAAGTGTTCGATAAATATGATGATGTATCAGATAAAATCGAAACTGAAGTTGAAAAGGTAACCGAAGACCTTAACAAGTTAGTTGAGAAAGAAGATGCTGGTACTAAACTATCTTCTAAGGAAGAAGGTTATAAGAGACAATATGAAAGTTATTTAGAGAACTATGATAAAATCGGTGGAAGTATCGATTCTAAACTGGGACAACTTGCAAACTGTGAGAACCTGATTCCTCTTTACCAGAAAAACTTTGAGCAGTTCAAGAATGATGCAGTATGGTTGAAGCGTGCGGTAAGCAGAATGTACAATAAAGAATGTACTGATGACCCATTATATACCAAGATGGTAAAGGCTTATGATGAAACTGATCCTTCTGCAGATACTAAATATTTCGTTGCAACATTATTGTTCAAACAAAATAAAGATAAAGAAGCTCAGGATTACTTAAATCAATCTTACGACCTACAAACTGATAAATTCAAAAAAGGAAAATTAGCGAAAAGAATTGCTAATAGTCTTAAAGGTAAAGGTCAATTCGGAGCTGCGAGACGTTATTATCAAGAAGCTTTAAAATTAAATCCTTCTGACGGTAGCCCACACCTTTCAATTGCTGGAATGTATGCGAGTAGTGCAAATAGCTGTGGAGATAGTAACTTCAACAAAAGAGCTGTGTTCTGGTTAGCTGCACAAGAAGCTGCTAAAGCAGGTAGAGTAGATGGAAATTTAAAGTCTGCTTCAAGCCAAAGTGTGACAAGTTACAATGCAAAAGCACCTCAGAGAAGTGAAATTTTCCAAGAAGGTAATCAAGGAAAAACAATACAGATTGGATGTTGGATTGGGATGAGTGTTACTGTCCCAACTCTATAATGCCAATTATAAATAGAGACATAATAGTAAGCATGGTCACAACAATTGTTGTGACCATGCTTTTTTCTTGTAAAAACAATTTTAAGGAAGTGCAAAAAATGGGTATTCTTCAAAATGAACCTATTAGTGAAGCACACGGCATCAATCTTAAATTTACCGATTCTGGCAAAATAACGGCCAACCTTAAAAGTCCCAAGATGCTAGATTATAGCAATAGGGATTTCCCTTTTTCAGAATTTCCGGATGGTGTGAATCTTACTTTGTATGACGACAATAAGAATCAGAATATTATTGTAGCAGATTATGCCATTGTTTATGATGAAACTCATCTCATAGATTTACAGGGAAATGTTATAATCAGTACGCCGGCTAAGGATTCTATCTTCGCTGACCAATTATACTACGACCAAAAGAACGAATGGATCTTTACCAACAAACCAGTAAGGATGATTTCTAATGGGAATACTAGCAAAGGAAATATTCTAGATACTAACAGAAACTTCTATCCATTTCAGCTTTTAGAATCCAGTGCGACCATTTACGTCAAAGAGGAATAATTAATTATCTTTACTCACACTTTCAACCAAAGCTCATAATTGAATGAAATTATTGCAATTTTTTCAGTACGCCTATCTAATCTTTGCGGTCCTTTTTATTTACGACGGCATCGCTAATTTTAATGAAGGCAACCGTGCTTGGATTTCTTTTGCACTGGCTGCTTTGGCAATCTTTATGTTCTTTTTCAGAAAAAGATACAGAGAGAAGTTCGAGGCACGTCGAAGAGAGCGCGAAGAATCCAATAAGTAAGATTAATGGATAGCAATTTGCTGATAGTTATTTTAATGTTGGTTCTTTCTGCATTTTTTAGCGGTATGGAAATCGCATACATTTCTTCAAACAAAATTCATATTGAAATTGAGAAGAAAAAAAATGATTTTCTGGCTAAAATCCTTTCAAAACTTACGGTAAAACCTTCCAAGTTTATTGCTACCATGCTAATTGGGAACAACATTGCATTGGTTGTTTATGGTTTTATGATGGGAGATATGCTTATGGCTTGGTTTCAATCTATGTTGCCGACCGATTATCCTTTCTTCCATTATATTTTAGTCGATTTAAGTTTGCTTACCCAGACAATAATTTCAACTATTATCATATTGATTACCGCGGAATTTTTGCCAAAAGTGTTCTTTCAGATTTATGCCAATTACATTCTTAAAATATTTGCAGTACCAGCCTATATGTTCTACCTATTATTTTCGGTGGTTTCGGATTTTGTTATTTGGATTTCTGATAACATCCTTCGCATTTTCTTTAAAACCGAAGGCGAAGACGTAGAGCTGGTTTTGACCAAAGTAGAACTTGGTAATTACATCAGTGAGCAGATGGAGTCTGTAGAAGAACATGATGAAGTCGATAGTGAGATTCAGATTTTTCAAAATGCGCTAGAATTTTCTGAAGTTAAATCCCGTGAGGTTATGGTGCCCCGTACCGAGATTATCGCGGTAGAAGTGAATGATTCGGTAAAGAATATCGCCAATCTTTTTATCGCTTCTGGCCTATCCAAAATATTGGTCTACAAAGATTCAATCGACGATTTACTGGGATATATTCATTCTTTTGAATTATTCAAAAAGCCAAAAACTATAAAGGAAATCACCTTGCCAGTTCTTTATGTTCCTGAAACGATGCTCGCCAAGGATGTCTTGAATATGCTAACCAAACGCAGGATGAGTATGGCGGTTGTAATCGACGAATACGGCGGTACTGCAGGTATCATGACCATAGAGGATATTGTAGAAGAACTTTTTGGCGAAATTGAAGACGAGCACGATTCTATTGAATTAATCGAGATGAAAATCGACGAATTCAATTTTAAATTTTCATCGCGACTAGAGGTCGATTACGTAAACGAAAATTATAAACTCGATTTACCGATTGGCGAAAATTACGAAACTTTGGGTGGCCTAATTTTAAATCAGACCGAGGGCATTCCTGAAGAAAAAGAACAAATTTTAATAGAAAACTTTCTCTTTACAATTCTCGAGGTTTCTTCAACCAAAATCGAGGTTGTTTCCTTAAAAATACTGAAGGACGACTAATCGCCAATCTCCTAATAAAAGGTGTCAATTGGTTTTTTTTTATAATTATAAAATGGTATTTTCGCGCACTTATATTTCATAAACAACACTTATAAAATGGCAGTTTTAAATAAAATTAGACAGCGTTCTTTTTTCTTGATCGTGATAATTGCATTGGCATTATTCTCCTTTGTACTTGCGGATCTGTTTAAAAATAGTGATGCTCTAACTGGTGGTTCACAAGATGTAATCGCTTCTGTTAATGGTAACGATATTGATCGAGTTGATTTTATGAATAGGGTCGAAACCGTGCAAAGAAGTTTGGGACCTAACGCTACTTCTACTCAGGCAATGAACAGGGTTTATGACGAAAAAATCAGGGAATCAATTCTTTCCGAGCATTCCGATAACTTAGGAATTACTATAGAACAGGCATACATCAACGATATGTTGAGACAGTCTATGGCGACTTATCCAGAATTTCAAAATGAAGCAGGGATGTTTGACCCTGCAAAATTACAGGAGTTTATCGCAAATCTTGAAGCAATTAAACCTCAGCCAGCACAGTTAGGTAACTTTATGATGACCTGGAACGATTGGTTAAATTTTGAGCAAAACCTAATGAAATCTGCGAAAGAGCAGGTATATCTCAATCTCGTAAAAGCTGGAGCAAATGCAACGTTATCCGAGGCTCAACTCGATTACATGATGGAGAATGAAACAATTGATGTTAAATACGTTCAAATTCCTTATACAACTATTTCTGATAGTTTAGTCGAAGTTTCAAAGGATGAAATGAACGACTATATCGAAAAACATAAAGCAGATTACGAGTCTGAAGCTTCTAGAAATTTAAATTTCGTAGAATTTGTTGAAGAACCAACAATGGAAGATGAAGAAGAAGTTAAGGCAAACCTTCAAAGTATGCTTAACAATCGTGTTGAATATAATCCTGCTACCAAGCGTAACGATTCAATAAAAGGCTTTAAAGACACTCAAAACAATGCAGAATTTGTAAGCATGAATTCTTCGACCCGTTATAGTGATACCTTCATATTTAAAACAGCATTGCCTTCACAATATCAGGATACTATCTACAATCTTAACGTAGGCGAAGTATTTGGTCCATACAAAAATGGTGGTTTTTATAACTTAACCAAGTTGGTAGATACCAAAATGATTCCTGATTCGGCTAAAGTTAGACATATATTAATCCCGTTTGTTGGTGCAACTAGAGTCGATCCTACTGTTACTGCAACAGATGTCGAAGCTAAATCTCAGGCAGACAGTATTTTGGGAGTTTTAAAAACCAATAGAAAGAAATTCGTTGAACTATTAGATCTTTCTTCTGATAAAGTGAGCAACGAAAAAGAAGGTGTTATAGAATTCTCGTATAACGACAGTTACGCACCAGAGTTTAAAGCGTTTTCTTTTGAAAATAATATAGGTGATATCGATGTGGTTAAAACATCTTTTGGATATCATATTATAGAAATCCTTTCTCAAACTGGAAAAGCCAAA
Encoded here:
- a CDS encoding Long-chain fatty acid transport protein, translated to MVKKLLVVLICALSLQINAQDKAASPYSFYGIGTLKFKGTVENRSMGGLSIFTDSIHLNLRNPASYVSPNLKVFNEESRPVKFSVGGSNNSLTLKGENSETKANTTTFNYVAFSFPIGRFGAGFGLLPYTAVGYKLESDNNNDDLVDNRYQGEGGLNKAFIGLGYMITDNLSIGVDVSYNFGNTQNNSIGFLYDDNGDLIQYQTLEQNRSDLSGINTNFGLTYKTMINEKLQLTSSVTYAPKSNLKSNNTRTFSTVIYNQTSGQSVTVNTVDGNLEEQNLKSTDLSLPSRLAFGGGLGKPRKWFVGAEYTLTNTSEFSNPIIAIEDANFVNASGFAVGGFFIPDYNSFSSYWKRVTYRSGVHFENTGLNIKGEDINEFGMSFGVGLPVGGFFSNANVGLEFGKRGTTNQNLIQENFVNLQISLSLNDRWFQKLKYK
- a CDS encoding Tetratricopeptide repeat-containing protein, producing MKTRITLVFAALFLSFNMSFAQQDEESMTNLTIFTDYYKSKKYDEAYEPWMKVRTKSPKFNRAIYAYGETILKHKIDNSTGAEKKAYIEDLMKLYDESLQYYPSNYSVGSIAGDKLNIMYDNKDDLKTTPKQLFEAGDKGYKDDLQNFTNPRALYIYFSSMVDMHAAGQAEIQQVFDKYDDVSDKIETEVEKVTEDLNKLVEKEDAGTKLSSKEEGYKRQYESYLENYDKIGGSIDSKLGQLANCENLIPLYQKNFEQFKNDAVWLKRAVSRMYNKECTDDPLYTKMVKAYDETDPSADTKYFVATLLFKQNKDKEAQDYLNQSYDLQTDKFKKGKLAKRIANSLKGKGQFGAARRYYQEALKLNPSDGSPHLSIAGMYASSANSCGDSNFNKRAVFWLAAQEAAKAGRVDGNLKSASSQSVTSYNAKAPQRSEIFQEGNQGKTIQIGCWIGMSVTVPTL
- a CDS encoding LPS export ABC transporter protein LptC; translation: MLDWDECYCPNSIMPIINRDIIVSMVTTIVVTMLFSCKNNFKEVQKMGILQNEPISEAHGINLKFTDSGKITANLKSPKMLDYSNRDFPFSEFPDGVNLTLYDDNKNQNIIVADYAIVYDETHLIDLQGNVIISTPAKDSIFADQLYYDQKNEWIFTNKPVRMISNGNTSKGNILDTNRNFYPFQLLESSATIYVKEE
- a CDS encoding Hemolysin, contains CBS domains, translated to MDSNLLIVILMLVLSAFFSGMEIAYISSNKIHIEIEKKKNDFLAKILSKLTVKPSKFIATMLIGNNIALVVYGFMMGDMLMAWFQSMLPTDYPFFHYILVDLSLLTQTIISTIIILITAEFLPKVFFQIYANYILKIFAVPAYMFYLLFSVVSDFVIWISDNILRIFFKTEGEDVELVLTKVELGNYISEQMESVEEHDEVDSEIQIFQNALEFSEVKSREVMVPRTEIIAVEVNDSVKNIANLFIASGLSKILVYKDSIDDLLGYIHSFELFKKPKTIKEITLPVLYVPETMLAKDVLNMLTKRRMSMAVVIDEYGGTAGIMTIEDIVEELFGEIEDEHDSIELIEMKIDEFNFKFSSRLEVDYVNENYKLDLPIGENYETLGGLILNQTEGIPEEKEQILIENFLFTILEVSSTKIEVVSLKILKDD
- a CDS encoding peptidyl-prolyl cis-trans isomerase D produces the protein MAVLNKIRQRSFFLIVIIALALFSFVLADLFKNSDALTGGSQDVIASVNGNDIDRVDFMNRVETVQRSLGPNATSTQAMNRVYDEKIRESILSEHSDNLGITIEQAYINDMLRQSMATYPEFQNEAGMFDPAKLQEFIANLEAIKPQPAQLGNFMMTWNDWLNFEQNLMKSAKEQVYLNLVKAGANATLSEAQLDYMMENETIDVKYVQIPYTTISDSLVEVSKDEMNDYIEKHKADYESEASRNLNFVEFVEEPTMEDEEEVKANLQSMLNNRVEYNPATKRNDSIKGFKDTQNNAEFVSMNSSTRYSDTFIFKTALPSQYQDTIYNLNVGEVFGPYKNGGFYNLTKLVDTKMIPDSAKVRHILIPFVGATRVDPTVTATDVEAKSQADSILGVLKTNRKKFVELLDLSSDKVSNEKEGVIEFSYNDSYAPEFKAFSFENNIGDIDVVKTSFGYHIIEILSQTGKAKAVKIATVSQEVEPSERTVDEVYNRASKFESAVQDEVFQDVAAKNNYEVRTINNVKELQESLPGLGNNRAIVRWAFEDGTNVGDFKRFSIPTGGYAIVQVVKISKEGLMSPEDLPTNIVQEIRNKKKAEIIRKKITGNTVDEIAASQNVTVQTSTAVNMKTPTLLGAGEEPMVVGYAFGLKQGQTSKLINGNKGVYMIEVTQRTEAPKLDNYQAVMKRLSNTKTGVSQNKAYDALKAAADIEDNRARFY